The proteins below come from a single Halomicroarcula saliterrae genomic window:
- a CDS encoding cold-shock protein — protein sequence MATGTVDFFNDTGGYGFIDTEDADEDVFFHMEDVGGPDLEEGQEVEFDIVQADKGPRAENVTRL from the coding sequence ATGGCAACAGGCACCGTTGACTTCTTCAACGACACCGGCGGGTACGGGTTCATCGATACCGAAGACGCGGACGAGGACGTGTTCTTCCACATGGAAGACGTCGGCGGCCCCGACCTGGAGGAGGGGCAGGAAGTCGAGTTCGACATCGTCCAGGCCGACAAGGGGCCGCGCGCGGAGAACGTGACGCGGCTCTGA
- a CDS encoding DUF5778 family protein has translation MSDGTLDDDLYRRTKQLLEPGEIQLNGAVVHTDYDGSDEIEMMQATIDVGELIAEGYGMDPTDTFVYSGSDDPQFSSNQHQGLTLDGEEFVWECQQLLRNGSFDLVFYYEASADHEGVLDAIEDHGFAVTGVRGE, from the coding sequence ATGAGCGACGGCACACTCGACGACGACCTCTATCGGCGAACCAAGCAGCTGCTGGAACCCGGTGAGATACAGCTCAACGGCGCTGTCGTCCACACCGACTACGACGGCAGCGACGAGATAGAGATGATGCAGGCCACCATCGACGTGGGCGAACTCATCGCCGAGGGGTACGGTATGGATCCGACCGACACCTTCGTCTACTCGGGCAGCGACGACCCGCAGTTCTCCTCGAACCAGCACCAGGGGCTCACGCTCGACGGCGAGGAGTTCGTCTGGGAGTGCCAGCAGCTCCTCCGCAACGGCTCGTTCGACCTCGTCTTCTACTACGAGGCCAGTGCCGACCACGAGGGCGTTCTCGACGCCATCGAGGACCACGGCTTCGCGGTCACCGGCGTCCGGGGCGAGTAG
- a CDS encoding undecaprenyl diphosphate synthase family protein — MGLYDRYLALRLRRSDADLPETVALVITERDLLTDGAYATLERFFEWAVRYGVDTIVVYVSVLDEEVVPTLRRELANLRAPTSVAVRGPGDRHAADAPIQISIGLGGQSEFATAVQKLAERVDGGELAPDDIDEAAVEEHLVFPTAPDLVIKTGAERLSDFMIWQSVYSELYFTDVNWQNFRQRDYLRALRDYQERQRRYGR; from the coding sequence GTGGGTCTGTACGACCGATACCTCGCGCTCCGGCTCCGCCGCAGCGACGCCGACCTCCCGGAGACGGTCGCGCTGGTCATCACCGAACGGGACCTGTTGACCGACGGGGCCTACGCCACGCTGGAACGGTTTTTCGAGTGGGCCGTTCGGTACGGGGTCGACACCATCGTCGTCTACGTCAGCGTCCTCGACGAAGAGGTGGTGCCGACGCTCCGGCGCGAGCTCGCGAACCTCCGGGCGCCGACCAGCGTCGCCGTTCGGGGCCCCGGAGACCGGCACGCTGCCGACGCTCCGATCCAGATATCTATCGGGCTGGGCGGCCAGTCGGAGTTCGCGACGGCGGTCCAGAAACTCGCCGAGCGCGTCGACGGCGGGGAGCTCGCGCCCGACGACATCGACGAGGCGGCCGTCGAGGAGCACCTCGTCTTCCCGACGGCTCCCGATCTGGTCATCAAGACCGGCGCCGAACGGCTCTCGGATTTCATGATCTGGCAGTCGGTGTACTCCGAGCTGTACTTCACCGACGTGAACTGGCAGAACTTCCGCCAGCGCGACTACCTGCGGGCGTTGCGGGACTATCAGGAACGGCAGCGCAGATACGGTCGATAG
- a CDS encoding YgaP family membrane protein, which produces MDDTKNVGGRDRLVRLLLTIVLSIVAVRSLRRGKRLRGLLAGVGALGLGFNATTGYCGVNDALSVDTTSGGDVEIDFEGTDSEERETGPEQSRSSYLTCASCGDPIVPGQRRGPNGQDDIVHDDCL; this is translated from the coding sequence ATGGACGACACCAAGAACGTCGGCGGCCGAGACCGCCTCGTTCGGCTCCTGCTCACAATCGTGCTGAGTATCGTCGCGGTCCGGTCGCTCCGCCGCGGGAAACGCCTCCGCGGGCTGCTCGCCGGCGTGGGGGCGCTGGGCCTCGGCTTCAACGCGACGACCGGTTACTGCGGCGTCAACGACGCGCTTTCGGTGGACACCACCAGTGGCGGGGACGTCGAGATCGACTTCGAGGGGACCGACAGCGAGGAGCGCGAGACCGGACCGGAGCAGTCCCGGTCCAGCTATCTCACGTGCGCGTCCTGTGGGGACCCAATCGTCCCGGGACAGCGCCGTGGCCCCAACGGTCAGGACGACATCGTCCACGACGACTGTCTCTGA
- a CDS encoding DUF92 domain-containing protein: MSSTVQRAGAFAAVGTLAFAVPVAAGLASPALATVAATAPFVAVALFAMFAIGPETAVFDIFARPGDYEDGRLYGLAAFALAAASLAFLSVQFDLPVWVFVATVVLVAYGNFGQRVAHRLDSDEVVATAGFVVTGFACGTAASLVAARTGAGSVAPSTALFLAGTGALVAALFRSVLFERDDPLVLLSVGLLLWLFFELDPAVGTTRVFVALGVSAVLGYAAYALDTASLPGMLTGVLLSLLTIVLGGYGWFAMLISFFGLGGLSTKYQYEEKQDRGIAEENEGARGSGNVLANSIVALLAVLLWAASPTHVSVDPDIFLYAFAGAVAAAMTDTFSSEFGGLYDNPRLITTFERVEPGTDGGVTWQGVVAGLVGAGIIAGIAAVTIDGVGTAGALLILCCGFVGMTVDSLLGATVEGTVVGNQGVNTLATLAAALTGVGAALAVSLV; this comes from the coding sequence GTGAGTTCGACAGTCCAGCGGGCGGGAGCGTTCGCCGCGGTCGGCACGCTGGCGTTCGCCGTGCCGGTCGCTGCGGGGCTCGCTTCGCCCGCGCTCGCGACTGTCGCCGCGACCGCGCCCTTCGTCGCGGTCGCCCTGTTCGCCATGTTCGCAATCGGTCCGGAGACGGCCGTGTTCGATATCTTCGCGCGCCCCGGCGACTACGAGGACGGGCGCCTCTACGGCCTCGCCGCCTTCGCGCTGGCCGCGGCGAGTCTGGCCTTCCTCTCGGTGCAGTTCGACCTGCCCGTCTGGGTGTTCGTGGCCACCGTGGTCCTCGTCGCGTACGGTAACTTCGGCCAGCGCGTCGCCCACCGGCTCGACAGCGACGAGGTGGTCGCGACGGCCGGCTTCGTCGTCACCGGCTTCGCCTGTGGGACCGCCGCCAGCCTCGTCGCGGCGCGGACGGGGGCCGGCAGCGTCGCCCCGTCGACAGCGCTGTTCCTGGCCGGGACGGGCGCGCTGGTCGCCGCGCTCTTTCGCTCCGTCCTCTTCGAGCGCGACGACCCGCTCGTCTTGCTGTCGGTCGGTCTGCTGCTCTGGCTGTTCTTCGAGCTCGACCCCGCGGTGGGGACGACCCGCGTGTTCGTCGCGCTCGGCGTCTCCGCGGTGCTTGGCTACGCCGCCTACGCGCTGGATACGGCCTCGCTGCCCGGCATGTTGACCGGGGTCCTCCTCTCCTTGCTGACCATCGTGCTGGGCGGCTACGGCTGGTTCGCCATGCTCATCTCGTTTTTCGGGCTGGGCGGGCTCTCGACGAAGTACCAGTACGAGGAAAAACAGGACCGGGGCATCGCCGAGGAAAACGAGGGCGCACGCGGGAGCGGGAACGTGCTCGCGAACTCCATCGTCGCCCTGCTCGCGGTGCTGCTGTGGGCCGCGAGCCCGACCCACGTCAGTGTCGACCCCGACATCTTTCTCTATGCCTTCGCCGGGGCCGTCGCCGCAGCGATGACCGACACGTTCTCCAGTGAGTTCGGCGGCCTCTACGACAACCCGCGGCTCATCACGACGTTCGAGCGAGTCGAGCCGGGCACCGACGGCGGTGTCACCTGGCAGGGCGTCGTCGCCGGGCTCGTCGGCGCCGGCATCATCGCCGGTATCGCCGCCGTCACCATCGACGGCGTCGGCACGGCCGGCGCCCTGCTCATTCTCTGCTGTGGCTTCGTGGGCATGACCGTCGACAGCCTCCTCGGCGCGACCGTCGAGGGCACCGTCGTCGGCAACCAGGGGGTCAACACGCTGGCGACGCTCGCGGCGGCGCTGACCGGTGTCGGCGCGGCGCTCGCGGTCAGTCTGGTATGA
- the dnaG gene encoding DNA primase DnaG, whose product MDETAKYLIHAEITAAGVVERSDVVGAVFGQTEGLLGDELDLRDLQDSKKVGRIDVEIRSEEGSSYGEITVGSGLDKVQTAILAAALETIEQVGPCSAEITVTDIEDIRSAKRRAVVERATELLASFDAQAVRTEDIVETVRQRARVEDITTYEGLPAGPRVADSDAIVVVEGRADVLQLLQYGVKNAIAVEGTDVPEAVAALSRERTVTAFVDGDRGGDLILEELAQMGDIDYVAVAPRGRSVEGLSRETVMSALREKIPYETVAEADSAAAALDGTVAIGRSGSQESDAAAAVAGVEAEPPTSTAEPATAGTRSDTETGTAAEEAVDGDASAEAPTALSDHIDAVVGSGTVRLLDTDLSVRSEGEAADAVSLIEACEPAPQTVVLDDTCSQKVLDVAAQRGVEVVVATGEGEYVKQPTGVQVRTV is encoded by the coding sequence ATGGACGAGACAGCAAAGTACCTGATACACGCGGAGATAACCGCCGCCGGCGTCGTCGAGCGCAGCGACGTGGTCGGCGCGGTGTTCGGCCAGACGGAGGGGCTGCTCGGCGACGAGCTCGACCTGCGGGACCTGCAGGACTCGAAGAAAGTCGGGCGCATCGACGTCGAGATCCGTTCCGAAGAGGGGAGTTCCTACGGCGAGATAACGGTCGGCAGCGGCCTCGACAAGGTCCAGACGGCTATCCTCGCGGCGGCTCTGGAAACCATCGAGCAGGTCGGCCCCTGCAGCGCCGAGATAACCGTCACGGACATCGAGGACATCCGGAGCGCCAAACGGCGCGCGGTCGTCGAGCGGGCGACGGAGCTGCTCGCGTCGTTCGACGCACAGGCCGTCCGAACGGAGGACATCGTCGAGACGGTCCGCCAGCGGGCCCGCGTCGAGGACATCACCACGTACGAGGGGCTGCCGGCCGGTCCGCGGGTCGCGGACTCCGACGCTATCGTCGTCGTCGAAGGGCGAGCCGACGTGTTACAGCTCCTGCAGTACGGCGTCAAGAACGCCATCGCCGTCGAGGGGACCGACGTCCCCGAGGCCGTCGCGGCGCTGAGCCGTGAGCGGACCGTCACGGCCTTCGTCGACGGGGACCGTGGCGGCGATCTCATCCTCGAAGAGCTCGCGCAGATGGGGGACATCGACTACGTCGCCGTCGCACCCCGGGGCCGCTCGGTCGAGGGGCTCTCTCGCGAGACCGTCATGTCCGCGCTGCGGGAGAAGATTCCGTACGAGACCGTCGCCGAGGCGGACTCGGCGGCGGCTGCCCTCGACGGGACGGTGGCAATCGGCCGGTCAGGCTCACAAGAGAGCGACGCCGCGGCGGCCGTCGCCGGCGTCGAAGCCGAACCACCGACCAGCACGGCCGAGCCGGCGACGGCCGGCACCCGGTCGGACACCGAGACTGGGACCGCGGCCGAGGAGGCCGTCGACGGTGACGCGAGCGCCGAGGCCCCGACGGCGCTCTCGGACCACATCGACGCCGTCGTCGGGAGCGGGACCGTCCGGCTGCTCGATACGGACCTTTCGGTCCGCTCGGAGGGCGAGGCCGCCGACGCGGTCTCGCTCATCGAGGCCTGTGAGCCCGCCCCCCAGACGGTCGTCCTCGACGACACCTGCTCACAGAAGGTGCTCGACGTCGCCGCCCAGCGGGGCGTCGAGGTGGTCGTCGCGACCGGCGAGGGCGAGTACGTGAAACAGCCGACGGGCGTGCAGGTCCGGACCGTCTAG
- a CDS encoding DUF3311 domain-containing protein, producing MSTVRFLAWTVVAVVLMALAVPWFLWGSTQTALGLPVWLWWHIGWMALASVVFAVFAHTDWGLGIEAVSPRG from the coding sequence ATGAGCACCGTTCGATTCCTCGCGTGGACGGTCGTCGCAGTGGTGCTAATGGCGCTCGCAGTGCCGTGGTTCCTCTGGGGGAGCACGCAAACGGCTCTGGGGCTCCCGGTGTGGCTGTGGTGGCACATCGGGTGGATGGCGCTCGCCAGTGTCGTCTTCGCCGTGTTCGCGCACACTGACTGGGGTCTCGGCATCGAGGCGGTGAGCCCGCGTGGCTGA
- a CDS encoding GNAT family N-acetyltransferase: protein MIREAVPADETRLGAIQSAALDDTWPELLAVAIDGAPHVLVADEGQGPVAYTLTVPDHPVAYVAEVAVAPAMQGQGHGTALLSALLDRLREQGFETVRLTARADDERVRSFYDGFGFTVADDLPEHYDDGGDGVLLVRPL, encoded by the coding sequence ATGATTCGCGAGGCCGTCCCGGCGGACGAGACACGGCTCGGCGCCATCCAGTCGGCCGCGCTCGACGACACGTGGCCCGAACTGCTGGCGGTCGCTATCGACGGCGCACCGCACGTCCTCGTCGCGGACGAGGGACAGGGGCCCGTCGCGTACACGCTGACCGTCCCGGACCACCCGGTCGCGTACGTCGCCGAGGTCGCCGTCGCGCCGGCGATGCAGGGACAGGGGCACGGGACGGCGCTGCTGTCGGCACTCCTCGACCGGCTTCGAGAACAGGGGTTCGAGACGGTGCGGCTCACGGCCCGCGCCGACGACGAGCGCGTCCGGTCGTTCTACGACGGGTTCGGGTTCACCGTCGCGGACGACCTCCCGGAGCACTACGACGACGGCGGCGACGGCGTGTTGCTGGTCAGGCCGCTCTAG
- a CDS encoding DUF6293 family protein codes for MQTHIVPVGFDYDRLIAPLVREQLDVDRVILLEGAVGSEANVEYSRNLAEKLEKDYENLLGAETERVVVADVYDYDEAFEQAFALINAELDSGSEVWVNVSAMPRTVSFAFATAAHSIMVEREGDRERIHTYYTVPEKYLETELAEELRKQVDLLQDLQADEPVDDRVADRLSTALDLLDEFDERGTTIGAKEINGSHIVELPVASFSNVKPFEEVILFTLGDHGEFESVSELAQQLARELGEEYTDSFRSKVIYNVDRLGPGGKGYIEQEEHGKSYRTRLSRIGELWVRAHSAEDRERRGTDLP; via the coding sequence ATGCAGACCCACATCGTCCCGGTCGGGTTCGACTACGACCGGCTCATCGCGCCGCTGGTGCGCGAGCAACTCGACGTGGACCGCGTCATCTTGCTGGAGGGGGCAGTCGGCTCCGAGGCCAACGTCGAGTACTCGCGCAACCTCGCGGAGAAGCTGGAGAAAGACTACGAGAACCTGCTGGGCGCCGAGACCGAACGGGTAGTCGTCGCGGACGTGTACGACTACGACGAGGCCTTCGAGCAGGCCTTCGCGCTCATCAACGCCGAACTGGACTCGGGCAGCGAGGTGTGGGTCAACGTCTCGGCGATGCCCCGGACCGTCTCCTTCGCCTTCGCCACGGCCGCCCACTCCATCATGGTCGAGCGCGAGGGCGACCGCGAGCGCATCCACACCTACTACACCGTCCCGGAGAAGTACCTGGAGACGGAACTCGCCGAGGAGCTGCGCAAGCAGGTCGACCTGTTGCAGGACCTGCAGGCCGACGAGCCCGTCGACGACCGCGTCGCCGACCGGCTGTCGACGGCGCTCGACCTGCTGGACGAGTTCGACGAGCGCGGGACGACCATCGGGGCCAAGGAGATAAACGGCTCGCACATCGTCGAGCTGCCGGTCGCCTCGTTCTCGAACGTCAAGCCCTTCGAGGAGGTCATCCTCTTTACGCTGGGCGACCACGGCGAGTTCGAGTCCGTCTCCGAGCTGGCCCAGCAGCTGGCCCGCGAGCTGGGCGAGGAGTACACCGACTCCTTTCGCTCGAAGGTCATCTACAACGTCGACCGGCTGGGCCCCGGCGGGAAGGGGTACATCGAGCAGGAGGAACACGGGAAATCCTACCGGACGCGGCTCTCACGCATCGGCGAGCTGTGGGTCCGGGCACACTCCGCCGAGGACCGCGAACGCCGCGGTACCGACCTCCCGTGA
- a CDS encoding peroxiredoxin family protein: MTIQGESAPEFTLESTGGGKVSLTERLEDGPAVVLVNRGHWCSFCAEQLRTFSSVAEDLRFHDGVDVLAVVPDELQRVTEMRDRNDLDIQLLADPDGAVAERYSGTEETSHGRTGIAATYVVDTDGVVRYEQVADHPADRTYGNWVRYFVRNDFENPFGE, from the coding sequence ATGACGATTCAAGGCGAATCTGCCCCCGAGTTCACGCTCGAAAGCACCGGCGGCGGCAAGGTGTCGCTGACCGAGCGGCTCGAAGACGGCCCGGCGGTCGTGCTCGTCAACCGCGGCCACTGGTGCAGTTTCTGTGCCGAACAGCTCAGGACGTTCAGCTCGGTCGCCGAAGACCTCCGGTTCCACGACGGCGTCGACGTTCTGGCGGTGGTCCCCGACGAACTGCAACGCGTCACCGAGATGCGCGACCGGAACGACCTCGACATCCAGCTGCTCGCGGACCCCGACGGCGCGGTGGCCGAGCGGTACAGCGGCACCGAGGAGACAAGCCACGGTCGCACCGGTATCGCGGCCACGTACGTCGTCGACACGGACGGTGTCGTCCGCTACGAGCAGGTGGCGGACCACCCCGCCGACCGGACGTACGGGAACTGGGTCCGGTACTTCGTCCGCAACGACTTCGAGAACCCGTTTGGCGAGTAA
- a CDS encoding sodium:solute symporter family protein, producing MADTALQLGIVGAYMVVALAVGVVAYRLTDRTAEDYYLASRTLGTVVLLFTTFATLLSAFTFFGGPNLAYSAGPEWILVMGLMDGIIFAVLWYVLGYKQWLVGKRHGYVTLGEMLGDRFGSTPLRVVVAAVSLFWLFPYVMLQQKGAGQAIVGLTGGAVPFWVGAGGITLFMVLYVTLSGMRGVAWTDTLQGLFMLSLVWVAVAWVLSAVGGAGEATAALAVDEPAFVGLGGGLYTPQYIVSTAVSIAFGVAMFPQINQRFFAAGSKRVLKRTFALWPVLVVLLFVPAFMLGAWAAGLGVTVPEGGNVIPAVLSEYTPAWFVALVVAGAMAAMMSSSDSMLLSGSSYLTRDLYRPLTGRDDTSDERTDRRETLVARVGVVAFATLSFVASLYTPGTLVQIGDTAFSGFAQLTVPVALALYWRGTTRSGMFAGVVGSQLFYGLHVFPVVSALGELVSTDVALPATYLGWTPGVVGILVGLLLTVTVSLVTAPAATEDPAAYAVSGVESD from the coding sequence GTGGCTGACACGGCGCTACAGCTGGGAATCGTCGGCGCGTACATGGTCGTCGCGCTGGCGGTCGGCGTCGTCGCCTACCGGCTGACCGACCGGACCGCCGAGGACTACTACCTCGCGAGCCGGACCCTCGGGACCGTCGTGTTGCTGTTCACGACGTTCGCGACGCTGCTGTCGGCGTTTACGTTCTTCGGCGGCCCCAACCTCGCGTACAGCGCCGGCCCCGAGTGGATACTCGTCATGGGGCTGATGGACGGCATCATCTTCGCCGTCCTCTGGTACGTGCTGGGGTACAAGCAGTGGCTGGTCGGCAAGCGCCACGGCTACGTGACACTGGGCGAGATGCTCGGCGACCGCTTCGGCTCGACGCCGCTCCGGGTCGTCGTCGCCGCCGTCAGCCTCTTCTGGCTGTTCCCGTACGTGATGCTCCAGCAGAAGGGGGCGGGCCAGGCCATCGTCGGGCTCACCGGCGGCGCGGTCCCGTTCTGGGTCGGGGCGGGGGGAATCACGCTGTTCATGGTCCTGTACGTCACGCTCTCGGGGATGCGCGGGGTCGCCTGGACCGACACGCTCCAGGGGCTCTTTATGCTCTCGCTCGTCTGGGTCGCGGTCGCGTGGGTCCTCTCGGCCGTCGGCGGCGCCGGCGAGGCGACCGCCGCGCTGGCGGTGGACGAGCCCGCTTTCGTCGGCCTCGGCGGCGGGCTCTACACGCCCCAGTACATCGTCTCGACGGCCGTGAGCATCGCCTTCGGCGTGGCGATGTTCCCACAGATAAACCAGCGGTTCTTCGCCGCCGGGTCGAAGCGAGTGCTCAAGCGCACGTTCGCGCTGTGGCCGGTCCTCGTCGTGCTCCTGTTCGTCCCGGCGTTCATGCTCGGCGCGTGGGCGGCCGGGCTCGGCGTGACCGTCCCGGAGGGCGGCAACGTCATCCCCGCGGTGCTGTCCGAGTACACGCCGGCGTGGTTCGTCGCGCTGGTCGTCGCCGGCGCGATGGCGGCGATGATGTCCTCCAGTGACTCCATGCTGCTGTCGGGGTCGTCGTATCTGACTCGCGACCTCTACCGGCCGCTGACCGGACGCGACGACACGAGCGACGAACGGACCGACCGCCGCGAGACGCTCGTCGCCCGCGTGGGCGTCGTCGCCTTCGCGACCCTCTCGTTCGTCGCGAGCCTCTACACGCCGGGGACGCTGGTCCAGATCGGCGACACCGCCTTCAGCGGCTTCGCACAGCTCACGGTGCCGGTCGCCCTGGCGCTGTACTGGCGGGGGACGACCCGGAGCGGGATGTTCGCCGGCGTCGTCGGGAGCCAGCTGTTCTACGGCCTGCACGTCTTCCCCGTCGTGTCGGCTCTCGGGGAACTGGTCAGCACAGACGTCGCGCTCCCCGCGACGTATCTCGGCTGGACGCCGGGCGTCGTCGGCATCCTCGTCGGCCTCCTGCTGACGGTCACCGTCTCGCTGGTGACGGCGCCCGCCGCGACCGAGGACCCGGCCGCCTACGCCGTCTCCGGCGTCGAGAGCGACTGA
- a CDS encoding cold-shock protein: MATGTVDFFNDTGGYGFIDTEDSDEDVFFHMEDIEGPDLEEGQEVEFDIEQADKGPRAKNLTRV; the protein is encoded by the coding sequence ATGGCGACCGGTACGGTAGACTTCTTCAACGACACGGGCGGTTACGGCTTCATCGACACAGAGGACTCCGACGAGGACGTTTTCTTCCACATGGAGGACATCGAAGGTCCCGACCTAGAGGAGGGTCAGGAAGTCGAGTTCGACATCGAACAGGCGGACAAGGGTCCGCGAGCGAAGAACCTCACGAGGGTGTGA
- the uppS gene encoding polyprenyl diphosphate synthase → MRERIERVGYAAYERLLRRELSGTPSHVAVIMDGNRRYARKHGVEATQGHSEGVETAEALLHWCDDLGIDEVTLYTFSTENFDRPEEQREYLFDLVEEKLRGFADADRVHEAEVCIRAIGETEMLPERVRDAIDYAERRTGQYDRLNLNIALAYGGRAELLGAARDIAAAVDAGELSPGAVDADTIESRLYEGPTRDVDLIVRTGGDERTSNFLPWHANGNEAATFFCTPYWPEFRKIDFLRAIRTYQNREESWRATRARRAVTLVQAVEDAELSQARAVLGRFRDALPTAEREGLDDETAEASAD, encoded by the coding sequence ATGCGAGAGCGGATCGAGCGAGTGGGCTACGCGGCGTACGAGCGCCTGCTCCGGCGGGAGCTGTCGGGAACGCCCAGTCACGTCGCGGTCATCATGGACGGGAACCGACGCTACGCCAGGAAACACGGCGTCGAGGCGACCCAGGGCCACAGCGAGGGCGTCGAGACGGCCGAGGCGCTGTTACACTGGTGTGACGACCTCGGCATCGACGAGGTCACGCTGTACACCTTCTCGACGGAGAACTTCGACAGACCGGAGGAGCAACGGGAGTATCTCTTCGACCTGGTCGAGGAGAAACTCCGGGGCTTCGCGGACGCCGACCGCGTCCACGAGGCCGAGGTCTGTATCCGCGCCATCGGTGAAACCGAGATGCTCCCCGAGCGGGTCCGGGACGCCATCGACTACGCTGAGCGTCGGACGGGGCAGTACGACCGCCTCAACCTCAACATCGCGCTGGCCTACGGCGGCCGCGCGGAGCTTCTGGGCGCGGCCCGGGATATCGCCGCGGCCGTCGACGCCGGGGAGCTGTCCCCCGGGGCCGTCGACGCCGACACCATCGAGTCCCGCCTCTACGAGGGGCCGACCCGCGACGTCGACCTCATCGTCCGCACCGGCGGCGACGAGCGCACCTCGAACTTCCTCCCGTGGCACGCCAACGGCAACGAGGCCGCGACGTTCTTCTGTACCCCCTACTGGCCCGAGTTCCGGAAAATAGACTTTCTCAGGGCGATCCGTACCTACCAGAACCGCGAGGAGTCCTGGCGCGCCACGCGGGCCCGCCGCGCGGTGACGCTCGTCCAGGCCGTCGAGGATGCGGAACTGTCGCAGGCGAGGGCCGTGCTGGGCCGGTTCCGTGATGCGCTCCCGACCGCCGAGCGAGAGGGGTTAGACGACGAAACGGCCGAGGCGTCGGCGGACTGA
- a CDS encoding DUF7571 family protein — protein sequence MQPCQNCQAVIDEYLLDKQLEPLRELTVDDFNLCVDCTTIAADACVECDGAVYVPRGETETPDYCPACRADLLKQTGRDPGWTADAVST from the coding sequence ATGCAACCGTGCCAGAACTGTCAGGCGGTCATCGACGAGTATCTCCTCGATAAACAACTCGAACCCCTGCGCGAGCTCACAGTCGACGACTTCAATCTCTGTGTCGACTGCACGACCATCGCCGCGGATGCGTGCGTGGAGTGTGACGGCGCGGTCTATGTGCCACGCGGCGAGACCGAAACCCCCGACTACTGCCCGGCGTGTCGGGCGGACCTGCTGAAACAGACGGGCCGGGACCCGGGCTGGACGGCCGACGCGGTGTCCACCTGA